Proteins encoded by one window of Lacipirellulaceae bacterium:
- a CDS encoding glycoside hydrolase family 44 protein — MAMLNRCLSAAALIVFTLGVSVEAQLITPDDPGPSDVRLTINSSLNQKAISPYIYGINSYAESSWNNPVKFDRNGGNRWTGYNWETNASNAGSDFFHFSDNFLVNFQANTPPGEAVRPSLVDAGNNNRALLTTIPHAGYVSADTNGEVFVSETAPSARWHAVEAKKSTIYPGSSLSLTPNLTDNYVFTDEFVNWVEQTKQPGQEVFYALDNEPGLWAETHSRLHPSKATFAEVRANTLEHASAIKDVAPNAKTFGPVGYGWQGFFNLQNAPDATTAPADEGVGELNFHEWLLQEVAAEEAVQGRTLLDVLDLHWYPEARGGGVRIIENNSAPAVAAARVQAPRSLWDPTYQEDSWITNDVIGQPIQLLPRAQNDIDQFKPGTLLALTEYNYGGTNHISGGVAQADALGIFGQQGLFAASLWNLHGEANSQFASAAFNMYLDYDGQGSEFGDTSIEAGTDEIAESAVYASLDSEDPNRIIVVAINRTDAPLDAAIEVTHDERFDEAAIYQLTDAGAAPVAAGVVTLDLVNALLYEMPAMSVSTIVLTRFDDGDFNHNGQVETDDLDEWDTNYGLTNALHNQGDANRDGTVDGSDLLRWQQSLGETGESAIKVVPEPTSVFLLLLPMPLLAWDRRLGHPDVSGHG; from the coding sequence ATGGCAATGTTGAATCGATGCTTGTCCGCTGCTGCGCTGATCGTGTTTACGCTGGGAGTTTCCGTCGAGGCACAACTCATCACGCCTGACGATCCAGGCCCAAGCGATGTGCGGCTGACGATCAACTCCTCTCTCAATCAGAAAGCGATCTCGCCTTACATCTACGGCATCAACTCCTACGCGGAGTCTTCCTGGAACAACCCGGTGAAGTTCGATCGCAACGGGGGCAATCGCTGGACCGGCTATAACTGGGAGACGAACGCCTCGAACGCGGGGAGCGACTTTTTTCACTTCAGCGATAACTTTCTCGTCAACTTCCAAGCGAACACGCCGCCAGGTGAAGCGGTGCGGCCATCGCTTGTAGATGCTGGAAACAATAACCGTGCTTTGCTGACGACCATTCCTCATGCGGGTTATGTTTCCGCCGACACGAACGGCGAAGTCTTCGTCAGTGAGACCGCCCCCTCCGCACGTTGGCACGCAGTCGAAGCGAAAAAGTCGACCATCTACCCGGGCTCTTCGCTCTCGCTGACGCCCAACTTGACGGACAATTACGTCTTCACCGATGAGTTCGTCAATTGGGTGGAGCAAACCAAACAGCCAGGGCAAGAAGTGTTTTACGCCTTGGATAACGAGCCGGGCCTGTGGGCGGAAACGCACTCGCGACTGCATCCGTCCAAGGCGACGTTTGCGGAAGTCCGGGCCAACACCCTTGAACACGCCAGTGCAATTAAAGATGTCGCCCCAAATGCAAAAACCTTCGGCCCCGTCGGCTACGGCTGGCAAGGTTTTTTCAATCTGCAAAACGCACCCGACGCGACAACGGCTCCGGCCGACGAAGGCGTCGGTGAGTTGAACTTCCACGAGTGGCTCTTGCAGGAAGTGGCCGCGGAAGAAGCGGTGCAAGGCCGCACGCTACTGGACGTGCTCGACCTGCACTGGTACCCCGAAGCGCGCGGCGGAGGGGTGCGGATCATCGAAAACAACAGCGCTCCGGCCGTCGCCGCGGCCCGCGTGCAAGCGCCTCGCTCCTTGTGGGACCCAACTTATCAGGAAGATAGCTGGATCACTAACGATGTCATCGGGCAGCCGATCCAACTCCTTCCGCGCGCCCAGAACGACATCGACCAGTTCAAGCCAGGGACGCTGCTCGCCTTGACCGAATATAACTATGGTGGGACGAATCATATTTCCGGCGGCGTGGCCCAGGCCGACGCGCTGGGGATCTTCGGCCAGCAAGGGCTGTTCGCCGCCTCGCTATGGAACCTGCATGGCGAAGCGAATTCGCAGTTTGCGTCCGCCGCCTTTAACATGTACTTGGACTACGACGGCCAAGGAAGCGAGTTCGGCGATACCTCAATCGAAGCCGGGACGGATGAAATTGCCGAGTCAGCCGTTTATGCAAGCCTCGACTCCGAGGACCCAAACCGAATAATCGTCGTCGCGATCAATCGGACCGATGCGCCGTTGGATGCGGCGATCGAAGTGACGCATGACGAGCGCTTCGACGAGGCTGCCATTTACCAGCTCACCGACGCTGGGGCGGCCCCTGTTGCTGCAGGCGTCGTTACGCTCGATTTGGTGAATGCCCTGCTTTACGAAATGCCCGCGATGAGTGTCTCGACGATTGTGCTTACGCGTTTCGACGATGGCGACTTCAATCATAACGGACAGGTCGAAACTGACGACTTAGACGAGTGGGACACCAACTACGGCTTAACGAACGCCCTGCACAACCAGGGCGATGCCAACCGCGACGGCACGGTCGACGGCAGCGACCTGTTACGTTGGCAGCAAAGCCTCGGTGAGACGGGAGAATCTGCTATAAAAGTGGTGCCCGAGCCCACAAGTGTTTTCCTCCTACTATTACCGATGCCGTTATTGGCTTGGGACCGTAGATTAGGCCATCCCGATGTATCGGGACACGGATGA
- a CDS encoding PQQ-binding-like beta-propeller repeat protein yields the protein MPPRLRFGLLNRTFSKSLQIESLNEAMHIRRTSFYIALFFLFSPQLLLAKSDLWPQWRGPQRDGQAVEEDAAWPEKLDEGMLVEKWRKPFGPSYSGPIVTADRVFTTETRGEKQEYVFALNRKTGDQLWEQHWDGAMKVPFFAASNGSWIRATPAYDAQSDRLYVAGIQDVLVCVDAKTGEKVWSVDFKEKYGTPNPAFGFASSPLVDGDAVYVQAAESFIKVDKNSGDILWRTAVEEGRMNSAFSSPTIATVAGVRQLLVQMRNDLKGISIDDGKELWSQPIQAFRGMNILTPLVVGESTLFTSAHSGRSQLWQIKPSGDGAFAATEVWQAKAKAYMSSPVIVGDFLYMHLQNQRFTCLDLKTGEEKWRTKPFGKYWSMVAQGDKILALDETGDLRLIRANPEKYDLLDERHITDASSWAHVAVVGGEVFVRTLDELIAYRWE from the coding sequence ATGCCCCCTCGCTTACGCTTCGGGTTACTAAATCGGACCTTCTCAAAAAGCCTCCAAATCGAAAGCCTCAACGAAGCTATGCACATCCGCCGGACCAGTTTCTATATCGCTTTGTTTTTTTTGTTCAGTCCGCAACTTCTACTGGCGAAGAGCGATCTTTGGCCTCAGTGGCGGGGACCGCAACGGGATGGGCAGGCGGTGGAAGAGGATGCGGCTTGGCCGGAGAAGCTTGACGAGGGGATGCTCGTTGAAAAGTGGCGGAAACCGTTTGGGCCGAGCTACTCCGGCCCCATCGTCACGGCTGACCGCGTGTTCACGACCGAAACGCGCGGTGAGAAGCAGGAGTACGTTTTCGCATTGAATCGCAAGACAGGCGACCAGCTCTGGGAGCAACACTGGGACGGGGCGATGAAGGTCCCCTTCTTTGCCGCCAGCAACGGTAGTTGGATTCGCGCCACGCCGGCATACGATGCCCAAAGCGACCGGCTCTACGTCGCCGGCATTCAGGATGTGCTGGTTTGCGTTGATGCAAAAACTGGCGAGAAAGTCTGGAGCGTCGACTTCAAAGAAAAATACGGCACGCCTAATCCAGCTTTCGGTTTCGCTTCGTCGCCGCTCGTGGATGGGGATGCCGTCTACGTGCAAGCGGCAGAGTCGTTCATCAAAGTCGACAAGAACAGCGGCGACATCCTCTGGCGAACGGCTGTCGAAGAAGGCCGCATGAACTCCGCCTTTTCTTCGCCAACAATTGCCACTGTCGCCGGAGTTCGGCAGTTGCTGGTGCAAATGCGGAACGACCTGAAAGGAATCAGCATCGACGACGGTAAGGAACTTTGGTCGCAGCCGATTCAGGCGTTCCGAGGAATGAACATCCTCACGCCACTAGTCGTCGGCGAGAGCACGCTCTTCACTAGCGCTCACAGTGGCCGATCGCAGTTGTGGCAGATCAAGCCCTCCGGCGATGGCGCATTCGCTGCAACTGAAGTGTGGCAAGCAAAGGCGAAAGCCTACATGTCGTCCCCGGTGATCGTCGGTGATTTCCTCTACATGCACTTACAAAACCAACGGTTCACATGCCTCGACCTCAAGACCGGCGAGGAGAAGTGGCGTACGAAGCCCTTCGGAAAGTATTGGTCAATGGTCGCCCAAGGAGACAAGATTTTGGCTCTCGACGAGACGGGTGATCTACGGCTGATCAGAGCGAATCCCGAAAAGTATGACCTGCTTGACGAACGGCACATCACCGACGCTAGCAGTTGGGCGCACGTGGCCGTCGTCGGTGGCGAGGTGTTTGTGCGAACGCTGGATGAGCTGATTGCTTACCGGTGGGAGTAG
- a CDS encoding sigma-70 family RNA polymerase sigma factor, with translation MYDLLTESTPATQAIPPTDGERLMRFVRHRDEAAFAEVVESHSTLVWSVCWQILRQRQDAEDAFQATFLILARKAHTIKANDSAAAWLYRVAFRTALRLKERRRRRREESLAQEQLGELAADEQPNYQDQLSAVAASEQTSALMEELHALPARYQRPLILHYFEAKSRAAIAEELGCTTAAVKGRLARARGMLRSRLARRGVALSAAMAVTATAFEASAATLPLALPAGTAGLALAFRTKLPLPDGAQVVGSLAHKGIAAMTVATMMKPAAGVLAVALAAVLLTQVNAKEDVSITSRGETASAAVDLLAANETKSTVHEAAEVDAPLQPSRPARRFVEIDEVAKPIPADSPPPAVELDAFDDLEVKKPGSAIVAPSQPPQSFDSSFRKPMPMPDWTVAAPTPFEPTYAAPASIKMGSAIELPAGGKKQLELERQYWALKAEGLSNQADLKENRAAAMKENATGSAFQQRELLVEATLLHAEVKLCESKVEELAGRLKQIERVEKLEKRLQENPPQPAVRRQAGDLKNYTYDATPVPRDNTMQYQAAPDALDARPAQSSRVTVGAVPQPSFGSDPFAQKASNGKIDPGETINIQAIGTLPEAPISGNYAVEPMGTVALGPMYGRVKVAGKSLLEAEELIKTHLSDYLKEPQVQVTSAKYPERSNSSWQQPAAKGLRY, from the coding sequence ATGTACGACTTACTTACCGAAAGCACGCCCGCGACGCAGGCGATTCCGCCGACCGATGGCGAGCGGCTGATGCGCTTCGTCAGGCATCGGGATGAAGCGGCGTTTGCAGAGGTGGTTGAGTCGCACTCCACGCTCGTCTGGTCTGTCTGCTGGCAGATCCTCAGGCAGCGGCAAGATGCCGAGGATGCTTTTCAAGCGACGTTTCTCATTCTGGCTCGCAAGGCGCACACGATTAAAGCGAACGACTCAGCCGCGGCTTGGCTCTATCGCGTGGCATTTCGAACCGCGTTGCGATTGAAAGAACGGCGGAGACGGCGACGAGAAGAGTCGCTAGCACAGGAGCAACTGGGTGAGTTGGCAGCCGATGAGCAACCTAATTACCAAGATCAACTGAGTGCGGTTGCCGCGAGTGAACAGACTTCTGCGTTGATGGAAGAGCTACACGCACTGCCAGCACGCTATCAGCGCCCCTTGATACTCCACTACTTCGAAGCGAAGTCGCGGGCCGCGATTGCTGAGGAGCTCGGTTGCACCACTGCGGCAGTCAAAGGACGTCTAGCTAGGGCTCGCGGAATGTTGCGGAGCCGACTGGCCCGGCGGGGCGTGGCACTCTCCGCGGCGATGGCTGTCACCGCCACAGCGTTTGAAGCTTCCGCGGCGACGCTGCCCCTTGCACTCCCGGCAGGGACTGCCGGACTAGCACTCGCGTTTCGCACCAAATTACCACTTCCCGACGGCGCTCAAGTTGTCGGTTCTCTAGCCCATAAAGGGATCGCTGCTATGACTGTTGCGACGATGATGAAACCGGCCGCGGGAGTGCTTGCCGTGGCCTTGGCTGCCGTGTTGTTGACGCAGGTGAACGCTAAGGAGGATGTTTCAATAACTTCACGCGGCGAAACCGCAAGCGCTGCGGTTGACTTACTGGCGGCGAATGAGACGAAGTCGACGGTCCACGAGGCGGCAGAAGTTGATGCCCCCTTGCAGCCAAGTCGCCCGGCAAGAAGGTTTGTTGAAATCGACGAGGTAGCGAAGCCCATTCCGGCGGATAGCCCGCCACCAGCGGTCGAACTAGATGCTTTCGACGATCTGGAAGTGAAGAAGCCCGGATCGGCAATCGTAGCACCTTCACAACCACCGCAGTCGTTCGACAGTTCTTTTCGAAAACCTATGCCGATGCCTGATTGGACTGTGGCCGCTCCAACCCCCTTCGAGCCAACTTACGCCGCACCCGCATCTATCAAGATGGGGTCGGCTATCGAGTTGCCCGCGGGTGGGAAGAAGCAGTTGGAGTTGGAGCGTCAATACTGGGCGCTAAAGGCTGAAGGACTTAGCAATCAAGCAGACCTCAAAGAGAATCGGGCTGCGGCAATGAAGGAAAACGCAACTGGTAGTGCTTTCCAACAACGCGAATTACTGGTCGAAGCTACGCTGCTTCATGCTGAGGTGAAACTGTGCGAGTCGAAAGTTGAGGAGTTGGCCGGTCGGCTCAAGCAAATCGAACGGGTAGAGAAGCTTGAAAAGCGACTGCAAGAGAACCCGCCGCAGCCGGCAGTGAGACGGCAAGCCGGAGACCTCAAGAATTACACTTACGATGCGACGCCTGTGCCAAGAGACAATACAATGCAGTATCAAGCTGCTCCTGATGCCTTGGACGCACGCCCAGCCCAGTCTTCAAGGGTCACTGTCGGTGCCGTCCCACAACCATCGTTTGGGTCAGATCCCTTCGCTCAAAAAGCAAGCAACGGAAAAATTGATCCCGGCGAGACGATTAACATTCAAGCGATTGGGACGCTGCCTGAGGCACCGATAAGTGGAAACTACGCGGTGGAACCGATGGGGACCGTAGCCTTGGGGCCGATGTACGGACGCGTGAAGGTTGCCGGTAAATCGCTCTTGGAGGCCGAGGAGCTGATCAAAACACACTTGTCAGACTATCTGAAGGAACCGCAAGTGCAGGTAACTTCCGCGAAATATCCTGAGCGATCCAATTCCAGTTGGCAGCAACCTGCAGCTAAAGGCCTACGTTACTAG
- a CDS encoding LemA family protein, giving the protein MQYAPVFIPLGVLFLLGLFVIANYNRFARVRQHLLESWSDIDVEMRRRYELIPNLLACVKGYAAHEKEVLSEIAELRTRASQSHGTPTQQGVDETALAIGMKKLFALVEGYPQLKSDTQFLALQTELANTEDRIAAARRFYNGNVREMNQLCESFPSNVIAGMFGFERADYFELASEAERVVPRVSLKS; this is encoded by the coding sequence ATGCAATACGCTCCCGTCTTCATACCGCTCGGCGTCCTCTTTCTTCTGGGACTGTTTGTCATCGCTAACTACAACCGCTTTGCGCGAGTACGGCAGCACTTGCTCGAAAGCTGGTCGGACATCGATGTCGAGATGCGACGGCGGTACGAGTTGATCCCCAACCTCTTGGCTTGCGTCAAAGGGTATGCTGCCCATGAGAAAGAAGTGTTGAGCGAAATTGCCGAACTGCGCACCCGCGCTAGCCAAAGCCACGGCACGCCGACGCAGCAGGGGGTGGACGAAACGGCACTGGCCATCGGCATGAAAAAATTGTTCGCCTTGGTCGAGGGCTATCCGCAGTTGAAGTCTGACACGCAGTTTTTGGCTCTCCAAACCGAGCTGGCAAACACCGAAGACCGCATTGCCGCGGCTCGACGGTTTTACAATGGCAACGTCCGCGAGATGAATCAGCTCTGCGAAAGCTTTCCCTCGAACGTCATTGCCGGAATGTTTGGCTTTGAGCGAGCCGATTACTTCGAGCTTGCTAGCGAAGCAGAACGCGTCGTGCCTCGGGTGTCGCTGAAAAGTTAG
- the argH gene encoding argininosuccinate lyase, with protein MAPSSQSNAGSQSEAEKSAKPWGGVFDGQTAPLVEKFTESVSYDQRLYTQDIRGSVAHAQMLATTGVLTEDEAAQIVTGLEEIGREIAAGTFVFRQDLEDVHMNIERALVEQIGDVGRKLHTGRSRNDQVSTDFRLWIREAIDRADRLLGDLQRAFVSRCDQDAGVILPGYTHLQRAQPVLANHYWLAYCEKFQRDRDRLADCRKRVNQLSLGTAAMAGTTIDIDRQHVAEALEFEGLVANSLDSSSDRDYAIEFAFALTLIAEHLSTLAEEWILWSTVEFRFIKLPQDYCTGSSIMPQKINPDVMELIRGKTARVVGNLQALLVLVKGLPLAYNRDLQEDKERVFDSADTVEACLELAAAVVAGAELQVEAINERLERGYLDATTLMEHLIKLDVPQRTAHEIIGNLVAKAMKQDVPLADLPLETFQEAHPALDESVYEVLGVERAVAAFRSVGSTAPDRVAEQVAKWQQRLKA; from the coding sequence GTGGCGCCCTCCTCACAGTCTAACGCTGGCTCACAATCTGAAGCCGAGAAGAGTGCGAAACCCTGGGGTGGAGTCTTCGACGGACAAACCGCGCCGTTGGTTGAAAAGTTTACGGAAAGCGTTTCTTACGACCAAAGGCTCTACACCCAGGACATCCGCGGCAGCGTCGCTCACGCGCAGATGCTCGCCACGACGGGCGTGCTAACTGAGGACGAAGCCGCTCAGATCGTCACCGGCCTCGAAGAGATCGGTCGCGAGATCGCTGCCGGCACGTTCGTCTTTCGGCAAGATCTCGAAGATGTTCACATGAACATCGAACGAGCCCTCGTCGAGCAAATCGGCGACGTCGGTCGCAAACTGCACACGGGACGGAGCCGCAACGATCAAGTCTCAACCGATTTTCGTCTCTGGATTCGCGAAGCAATCGATCGGGCCGATCGACTGTTAGGCGATCTCCAACGGGCTTTCGTGAGCCGCTGTGATCAAGACGCGGGAGTCATTTTGCCTGGGTACACACATCTGCAGCGCGCTCAGCCCGTGTTGGCCAATCACTATTGGCTGGCCTATTGCGAGAAGTTCCAACGTGACCGTGACCGGCTTGCCGACTGCAGAAAAAGAGTGAATCAACTTTCGCTCGGAACTGCCGCGATGGCGGGGACGACGATCGACATTGATCGCCAGCACGTCGCCGAGGCTTTGGAGTTTGAAGGGCTCGTTGCCAACAGCCTCGATTCCTCGAGCGATCGCGACTACGCCATCGAGTTCGCCTTCGCGCTGACACTGATTGCCGAACACCTCAGCACCTTGGCCGAGGAATGGATTCTGTGGTCCACCGTTGAGTTCCGCTTTATTAAGCTGCCCCAGGATTACTGCACGGGCAGCTCGATCATGCCACAGAAGATCAACCCGGATGTGATGGAGCTCATCCGCGGCAAGACGGCCCGCGTGGTGGGCAATCTGCAGGCCCTTCTCGTACTCGTGAAGGGCCTGCCGCTCGCTTACAACCGTGATCTTCAAGAAGATAAAGAGCGTGTGTTTGATTCGGCCGACACGGTTGAAGCCTGCCTCGAATTGGCCGCCGCCGTGGTTGCAGGTGCCGAGCTGCAAGTGGAGGCGATCAACGAACGACTCGAACGAGGCTACCTCGACGCGACGACGCTGATGGAACACCTCATCAAGCTCGATGTTCCCCAACGAACCGCTCACGAGATCATCGGCAACCTCGTTGCCAAGGCCATGAAGCAAGATGTACCGCTGGCCGATTTGCCGTTAGAGACTTTCCAAGAAGCCCACCCTGCCCTCGATGAGTCCGTTTACGAAGTCCTCGGTGTGGAACGCGCCGTTGCCGCGTTCCGCAGCGTCGGCTCAACGGCCCCAGACCGCGTCGCTGAGCAAGTCGCCAAGTGGCAGCAGCGGTTGAAAGCGTAA